A portion of the Desulfosoma caldarium genome contains these proteins:
- a CDS encoding amidohydrolase family protein: protein MKTRILQSGTVYDIALGCEGKIQDIALCGDRIIPLDQVSHVDEVVDASGLVVTAAALDCAAHVAFPGVWSLRARGLFPDAETLALRYAQRGFGHVHESWVTVEHAGLAHNAWAQLSPLNVSIGLCLPLYDLTPWIEAQDAQSVGRAMDHVCRALGLRGLYLPEPRLRFRNEVYKHREKSAKELLPFLRIACASLSGPFMMPAKALLEEEADITISGFHGQRIAACLDQEHLSASETVSRLVQSGMQGDLGLSWPEKGVQLTWGDEFSGIQGFVWDVGTFVFLQAKPLPEKDFQSDEVALALMAHAMEKGWAFSCRQANLALVQDWKALVHAVLKCWTVREWLAATRVHAAKALGLADRGHLCPGAQADVALYPQPEDDTPAGWAQTFSQCQRLYVKGRLVYDASLGHRMLRSELESKKGPEQTEMDQGLLHPIFEGLSLRPQTLIRLVARHGS from the coding sequence TTGAAAACACGGATCCTTCAATCCGGCACCGTCTATGATATCGCTCTGGGCTGTGAAGGAAAAATTCAAGACATTGCCCTGTGCGGGGACAGAATCATTCCGCTGGACCAGGTATCCCATGTGGACGAAGTGGTGGACGCTTCAGGTCTGGTGGTGACGGCGGCTGCGCTGGATTGCGCCGCTCATGTGGCCTTTCCCGGCGTGTGGTCTCTACGGGCTAGAGGGCTCTTTCCCGACGCCGAGACCCTAGCTCTTCGGTATGCTCAAAGAGGCTTCGGCCACGTTCACGAAAGTTGGGTCACGGTGGAACACGCGGGCCTGGCGCATAACGCGTGGGCTCAGCTCTCGCCCCTCAATGTCTCCATCGGGCTGTGTCTACCCCTCTATGATCTCACGCCATGGATCGAAGCCCAGGACGCGCAAAGCGTGGGCCGCGCCATGGATCATGTGTGCCGTGCTCTGGGTTTGCGAGGACTGTATCTTCCCGAACCCCGGCTTCGGTTTCGAAACGAAGTCTATAAACATCGGGAAAAATCGGCTAAGGAGCTCCTTCCCTTTCTTCGTATTGCCTGTGCATCCCTTTCGGGGCCTTTCATGATGCCCGCAAAGGCCCTTCTCGAGGAAGAAGCGGATATCACGATATCCGGGTTTCATGGGCAGCGGATCGCGGCGTGCTTGGACCAGGAACACCTTTCAGCGTCTGAGACCGTCTCCCGGCTTGTTCAGTCCGGCATGCAAGGGGATCTCGGCCTCTCGTGGCCGGAGAAGGGTGTTCAGCTAACGTGGGGCGATGAGTTCTCCGGCATCCAAGGATTCGTCTGGGACGTGGGAACGTTCGTGTTTCTTCAGGCCAAACCTTTGCCGGAAAAAGATTTTCAAAGCGACGAGGTTGCCTTGGCCCTTATGGCTCATGCCATGGAAAAGGGGTGGGCTTTTTCGTGTCGCCAAGCCAACCTGGCGCTCGTCCAGGATTGGAAAGCGCTGGTCCATGCCGTTTTGAAGTGCTGGACCGTGCGGGAGTGGCTGGCGGCCACGCGAGTCCATGCGGCCAAGGCCTTGGGATTGGCCGACAGAGGGCACCTATGCCCCGGCGCTCAAGCCGATGTTGCCTTATATCCACAGCCGGAAGACGACACACCGGCCGGCTGGGCTCAAACTTTCAGCCAGTGCCAGCGGCTTTACGTGAAGGGAAGACTGGTTTATGACGCCTCCCTTGGGCATCGCATGCTTCGATCCGAGCTTGAATCAAAAAAAGGCCCAGAACAAACAGAGATGGACCAGGGGTTGTTGCATCCTATTTTCGAGGGACTGAGTTTGCGCCCACAAACTTTAATCCGTTTGGTTGCACGGCATGGATCATGA
- a CDS encoding FAD-dependent oxidoreductase, whose product MVRGGCRQERADAGPHQTIMVLGGGVAGMHAALQAADLGHEVVLLERDLALGGHMAQLDKTFPTLDCSLCILSPRLLALGRHPKIRVLVRARLDRVEGYAGSFICSVILEPTYVDASKCIGCGTCQRACPAQRPDPYNLNLGLTKAIRTLYPQAYPAVPAIDPTVCWHFQGKTCSRCADVCPTGAIHFTDRPKALQLQVGALILAGGFELLGPQDLHDPHWVKSPHVLTNLELERFLSATGPTRGVLHPSGLAEPPRRIVFAQCAGSRDTERGVPYCSDYCCAAALKQIQITASLSHVERITLCAMDVRAHGRDCEPFFRRVQALEKVHVVHGKVARIVPKGKGDGVEVWAAHGGLSWHTEADLVVLAMGMRPSREAVAMAQSLGLQMDPYGFVRIKEHHTVHTSLDGVYACGTFLGPKSIPSTVQEAYAAAVAASARLSAGSEARKALWPVPQILDGPSREHLKAAKSLRTNSDRMDREEPLRIGVFVCRCGTNIAGVIDTGELIHWAKKLPQVAYATENLFSCATDATTRMARIIQEKHLNRVVVAACSPRSHLPVFQEVLAKAGLPSGYVRMVNIREQCSWVHKDFPEKALEKAKALVTGTVAQMSAAQPARIIEIPITPSALVLGSSAAALTAALRLADNGIQVLVAESGHVFGGRLTQAYFGKMDIRPDRLYRHFLSRIRTQPRIRVLRNTRLVDCRGSLGHFQVELHRHDSGTDALVEKVKETFGTILIAMGAQVWKPENLYGYGTLAQVMTQSELAAAMDEGRLDLRQARRVLMIQCAGSRNDERPYCSRSCCQQAVAHALEIHERFPHVTITILHRDMRTYGLAELSYQNARRVGIQFLRYDEKRPPRVEPTRFGRRSTVDVHWVDPDTDCSYHERADLLVLSTPTVPSPENQHVASILRVPLSAAGFFMERHVKLAPVETAVEGIFIAGQCHSPKTLAEALVQGNAAASKMLAVYRQGLVRRPAFVAAIDAGRCSRCLNCAAVCPAQAIQVPPLGPLSVDPGACRGCGLCVAECPAGAIDLAGTESKGLLQGLAWMVKS is encoded by the coding sequence ATGGTTAGGGGGGGGTGCCGACAGGAACGCGCAGACGCCGGGCCGCACCAGACCATCATGGTTCTGGGCGGGGGAGTGGCCGGGATGCACGCGGCGCTGCAGGCTGCCGACCTGGGGCATGAAGTGGTCCTTCTGGAAAGAGATCTCGCCTTGGGCGGTCACATGGCCCAGCTGGACAAGACGTTTCCCACCCTGGACTGTTCCCTATGCATCTTATCCCCGAGGCTTCTAGCCCTGGGACGCCACCCGAAAATTCGCGTGTTGGTACGGGCGCGGCTGGATCGTGTGGAAGGCTATGCAGGCTCTTTTATCTGCTCTGTCATCCTGGAGCCCACCTATGTGGATGCGTCCAAGTGCATCGGCTGCGGCACCTGTCAGCGTGCCTGCCCTGCCCAAAGACCCGACCCCTACAATCTGAACCTCGGCCTGACCAAGGCCATTCGAACCCTTTACCCTCAAGCGTATCCCGCCGTTCCGGCCATTGACCCCACGGTCTGTTGGCATTTTCAGGGCAAAACATGTTCCCGATGCGCCGACGTGTGCCCCACAGGGGCCATCCATTTCACGGACCGGCCGAAAGCGCTTCAGCTTCAGGTGGGCGCTTTGATTCTCGCTGGGGGCTTTGAACTGTTAGGCCCCCAAGACCTTCACGATCCTCATTGGGTCAAATCTCCACATGTGCTGACCAATCTAGAGCTGGAGCGGTTTCTCAGTGCCACAGGTCCCACGCGCGGCGTTTTACATCCTTCAGGGTTGGCCGAGCCGCCTCGGCGCATTGTGTTTGCGCAGTGCGCGGGATCCAGGGATACCGAGCGTGGTGTGCCCTATTGTTCCGATTACTGCTGCGCCGCGGCTTTGAAACAGATTCAAATCACGGCTTCCCTTTCCCACGTGGAACGCATCACGCTGTGCGCCATGGACGTGCGGGCTCACGGAAGGGATTGTGAGCCATTCTTTCGACGGGTTCAGGCATTGGAAAAGGTTCACGTGGTCCATGGCAAGGTGGCCCGCATTGTTCCCAAAGGAAAAGGTGACGGCGTTGAGGTCTGGGCGGCTCATGGTGGTCTTTCCTGGCATACGGAAGCGGACCTGGTCGTGCTGGCCATGGGCATGCGCCCGTCGCGGGAAGCCGTGGCGATGGCCCAAAGCCTCGGCCTGCAGATGGACCCTTACGGTTTTGTTCGCATCAAGGAGCACCACACGGTGCATACCTCCCTAGACGGCGTGTATGCCTGCGGCACTTTTCTGGGCCCCAAGAGCATTCCGTCCACGGTGCAGGAAGCGTACGCCGCGGCTGTGGCGGCCAGTGCTCGATTGTCTGCGGGAAGCGAAGCGCGAAAGGCATTGTGGCCTGTTCCTCAGATTCTCGATGGTCCTTCAAGGGAACACCTTAAAGCCGCCAAATCCCTTCGAACCAACTCAGATCGAATGGACCGAGAAGAACCCCTGCGCATCGGGGTGTTCGTGTGTCGATGCGGGACCAACATTGCCGGTGTCATCGATACGGGCGAGCTCATTCACTGGGCAAAGAAGCTCCCTCAGGTAGCCTATGCCACAGAAAACCTATTCTCCTGTGCGACGGATGCCACCACGCGCATGGCGCGAATCATTCAGGAAAAGCATTTGAACCGCGTCGTCGTGGCGGCCTGTTCTCCTCGAAGCCACCTTCCCGTATTTCAAGAAGTTTTAGCCAAGGCGGGACTACCTTCAGGCTACGTGCGCATGGTCAACATCCGCGAACAATGCTCGTGGGTGCACAAGGACTTCCCTGAAAAAGCTTTGGAAAAAGCCAAGGCGCTTGTGACCGGAACGGTTGCGCAGATGAGCGCCGCGCAGCCCGCACGGATCATCGAAATTCCCATCACACCATCCGCGCTGGTTTTAGGAAGCAGCGCTGCGGCGCTCACCGCCGCGCTGCGCCTGGCGGACAACGGCATTCAGGTTCTGGTGGCCGAATCGGGACATGTCTTTGGCGGTCGCCTGACTCAGGCTTATTTCGGCAAGATGGACATCCGCCCGGACCGTTTGTACCGGCATTTTCTCAGCCGCATTCGCACGCAACCTCGGATTCGCGTTCTTAGGAACACGCGTCTTGTGGATTGTCGAGGAAGCTTGGGCCATTTTCAGGTGGAACTGCACCGGCACGATTCTGGAACGGATGCGCTTGTCGAAAAGGTCAAAGAAACATTTGGAACGATTCTCATCGCCATGGGCGCTCAGGTTTGGAAGCCGGAAAACCTTTACGGATACGGCACCCTTGCCCAGGTCATGACCCAGTCGGAACTGGCGGCGGCCATGGATGAAGGCCGCTTGGATTTGCGGCAGGCTCGCCGCGTGCTCATGATCCAATGCGCGGGTTCGCGAAATGATGAACGCCCCTACTGCAGTCGATCTTGCTGCCAGCAAGCCGTGGCCCATGCCTTGGAAATTCACGAACGCTTTCCGCATGTGACCATCACCATTCTTCATCGCGATATGCGCACTTACGGCCTAGCGGAACTCAGCTACCAGAATGCCCGTCGCGTGGGCATTCAGTTCCTGCGTTACGATGAAAAGCGACCTCCGCGCGTAGAACCCACACGCTTCGGCCGGCGCTCCACGGTGGATGTGCATTGGGTCGATCCCGACACGGACTGTTCCTATCATGAACGCGCAGACCTTCTGGTTCTCAGTACACCCACGGTGCCCAGCCCCGAAAACCAGCACGTGGCCTCCATTCTTCGAGTGCCCCTCAGCGCAGCAGGGTTTTTCATGGAACGGCACGTGAAACTGGCGCCTGTGGAAACCGCTGTGGAGGGCATTTTTATTGCCGGTCAATGCCATTCCCCCAAGACCCTTGCAGAGGCTTTGGTGCAAGGCAATGCTGCAGCGTCTAAGATGCTGGCCGTATATCGCCAAGGACTTGTGCGGCGCCCTGCTTTTGTGGCGGCCATCGATGCCGGCCGGTGTTCCCGCTGTCTCAATTGCGCCGCTGTGTGTCCGGCCCAGGCCATCCAGGTGCCGCCCCTAGGGCCTTTGTCGGTGGATCCAGGAGCCTGCCGCGGCTGTGGCTTGTGCGTCGCGGAATGCCCTGCCGGGGCCATCGATCTGGCGGGAACCGAGAGCAAAGGGTTGCTCCAGGGCTTGGCGTGGATGGTTAAGTCGTAG
- a CDS encoding (Fe-S)-binding protein, whose protein sequence is MKQKILEHLPKTDCQMCGMTCADFAAFLLSGDLTPQECPVLQEDAYATQREALAEILASLAARAKSGHLIDPDKCSGCGICLIVCEYNAANDPESRQGKGPYSTAKVVLRIVNGRVMLADETLCTRLLQAADKCTKCQDHCPTQAIVLV, encoded by the coding sequence ATGAAGCAAAAAATTCTTGAACACCTTCCCAAAACGGACTGCCAAATGTGCGGCATGACCTGCGCCGACTTTGCCGCCTTTCTTCTGTCGGGGGACTTGACCCCTCAGGAGTGTCCGGTGCTTCAGGAAGACGCCTACGCGACCCAAAGGGAAGCTTTGGCCGAGATTTTGGCGAGCCTGGCGGCTCGAGCTAAATCGGGGCATCTGATTGACCCCGACAAGTGCAGCGGCTGCGGCATCTGCCTCATTGTGTGCGAATACAATGCCGCCAATGACCCGGAAAGTCGTCAAGGCAAGGGTCCTTATTCGACGGCCAAAGTCGTGCTGCGCATCGTCAACGGTCGGGTCATGCTGGCCGACGAGACCTTGTGTACTCGATTGTTACAGGCTGCGGACAAGTGCACCAAATGTCAGGATCATTGCCCGACGCAGGCCATTGTCTTGGTGTGA
- a CDS encoding 4Fe-4S dicluster domain-containing protein, producing MEASDGKKAVTVELLTGDAGFAEEVMAAPGGETLSLCYQCGTCTGCCPVSAVDEEFSPARIIQWIRLGLRPHVLASSKIWLCLRCHRCSFYCPQGVRFADINAALAYMAVRDGFVSEVKADRLRALEGRLAAVRCALIERALNIPDGETIDMDAWLQDVLRDLHG from the coding sequence ATGGAAGCGAGCGATGGGAAAAAGGCCGTGACGGTGGAGCTTTTGACCGGCGATGCGGGTTTTGCGGAAGAAGTCATGGCCGCTCCGGGGGGCGAAACTTTGTCGCTGTGTTATCAGTGCGGCACCTGCACCGGGTGCTGTCCGGTGAGTGCCGTCGATGAAGAGTTCAGTCCGGCCCGCATCATCCAGTGGATTCGCCTGGGCCTGCGCCCTCATGTTTTGGCCTCTTCCAAGATCTGGCTGTGCCTTCGATGCCACCGATGCTCTTTTTATTGCCCTCAGGGCGTGCGCTTTGCGGACATCAACGCCGCCCTGGCATATATGGCCGTCCGGGACGGCTTCGTGAGCGAAGTTAAAGCAGATCGATTGCGGGCGCTGGAAGGGCGTTTGGCGGCCGTACGCTGCGCGCTCATCGAGCGTGCCCTGAACATTCCCGACGGCGAAACCATCGATATGGACGCGTGGCTTCAAGACGTGTTGAGGGACCTGCATGGTTAG